The proteins below are encoded in one region of Eubacterium sp. 1001713B170207_170306_E7:
- a CDS encoding class I SAM-dependent methyltransferase, giving the protein MKRGEMLYERLMNFIRQRPEVYAPCTSKFWDDPHISRQMLKAHLEPEVDSASRNHHFIKTSAEWIAELRQPEGSSLLDLGCGPGLYTDLFHSSGFKVTGIDFSRRSIDYAKAQAALKGKKIEYLYQNYLEIDYADAFDVITLIYCDYGVLCPADRGLLLQKVKRALKPGGLFIVDGFTEKFWQEVPVKQEISYEDGGFWSPDAYACLSRNMHYPKTKNTLEQSIIITDDACQCFNIWNQIFTRASMENELRRAGVDTVMFFDDVCGKPLSEVSKTLCAVARTA; this is encoded by the coding sequence ATGAAACGAGGAGAAATGTTGTACGAAAGATTAATGAATTTTATCCGGCAGAGGCCAGAGGTTTACGCGCCGTGCACCTCAAAGTTTTGGGACGACCCGCACATTTCCAGGCAGATGCTCAAGGCTCATCTGGAGCCGGAGGTGGACTCTGCGTCCAGAAATCATCATTTTATCAAAACGTCGGCCGAATGGATCGCGGAGTTAAGGCAGCCCGAGGGGAGTAGTCTGCTGGACCTTGGCTGCGGACCAGGCCTGTACACCGATTTGTTTCACTCCAGCGGGTTCAAGGTTACAGGCATTGATTTTTCGCGCCGCTCCATTGATTACGCGAAAGCTCAGGCGGCTTTAAAAGGGAAAAAGATCGAATATCTGTATCAAAATTATCTGGAGATTGATTATGCAGATGCCTTTGACGTGATTACGCTCATCTATTGTGACTACGGGGTTTTATGTCCAGCGGACCGGGGGCTGCTGCTGCAAAAGGTAAAAAGGGCGCTAAAGCCCGGTGGACTCTTTATAGTGGATGGGTTTACAGAAAAATTCTGGCAGGAGGTGCCTGTAAAGCAGGAGATATCTTATGAGGATGGCGGGTTCTGGTCACCAGATGCTTACGCGTGCCTGAGCAGAAATATGCATTATCCCAAAACCAAAAACACACTGGAGCAGAGTATTATCATCACAGATGATGCGTGCCAGTGCTTTAATATCTGGAATCAGATTTTTACAAGAGCTTCGATGGAAAATGAGCTGAGACGCGCGGGGGTTGACACGGTTATGTTTTTTGACGACGTATGTGGAAAGCCATTGTCGGAGGTCAGCAAAACACTCTGCGCAGTGGCCCGGACAGCGTGA
- a CDS encoding potassium-transporting ATPase subunit C, with product MTENKSVVRPALVGFLILALITGVIYTFVCTGIGQLLFNHRVNGSMITGEVDGQEVPYGSEFLAQPFTEPQYLIGRPWNDGAPTNLNPVGDEQAALVQERIDWWHELDPENTADIPMELVTVGGSGYDPDITPAGAEYQTARIARERGIPEEKVREIIAANTTDRAFGVLGEPTVNVLRVNLALDGIETE from the coding sequence ATGACTGAAAATAAATCTGTAGTAAGACCTGCCCTTGTCGGGTTTTTGATATTGGCGTTGATCACTGGTGTTATCTATACCTTTGTCTGTACGGGCATCGGACAGCTTTTATTTAACCATCGGGTAAACGGAAGCATGATTACCGGCGAGGTGGACGGCCAGGAGGTTCCGTATGGCTCTGAATTTCTGGCGCAGCCCTTTACAGAGCCCCAGTATCTGATCGGCAGGCCCTGGAATGACGGCGCGCCCACAAACTTAAACCCAGTAGGGGATGAGCAGGCAGCCCTGGTACAGGAGAGAATTGACTGGTGGCATGAGCTGGACCCGGAAAACACCGCGGATATTCCAATGGAGCTTGTGACGGTTGGCGGCAGCGGCTATGATCCGGATATTACGCCGGCCGGGGCGGAGTACCAGACAGCGCGCATCGCCAGAGAACGCGGTATCCCTGAGGAAAAGGTAAGAGAAATCATCGCGGCCAATACGACAGACCGTGCCTTTGGCGTGCTGGGCGAACCGACTGTTAATGTGCTCAGAGTAAATTTAGCGCTTGATGGTATTGAAACAGAATAA
- a CDS encoding YitT family protein, with amino-acid sequence MKTELNKKIPFGGCSLKDFGMIAVGAFLLSLGISWFADPAGLVVGGISGLAIVVKAVTESWFGFAVPLAVTNLVLNVPLYLISLKQRGFGFIQKSIYAVLLMTLFLWVVEYIPNIFDFKDDLLLAALACGVLSGVGIGMVMRVNGTTGGTEMLAAIVKFIHPHFPIAKLIFFIDAAIIALGFFIFGPERTVYAVISVYVCSKIIDGMLEGVHFAKEALIISDKSKEISEAIFEYLDRGNTGIPIKGMYTEEEKEMLMVVVSQKEVVQLRQIVTAIDPRAFLIIGDVHEVLGEGFNEDYDELSLS; translated from the coding sequence ATGAAGACAGAATTAAATAAAAAAATACCCTTTGGGGGGTGCTCGTTGAAGGATTTTGGCATGATCGCAGTCGGAGCCTTTTTGCTTTCACTGGGGATCAGCTGGTTTGCAGACCCGGCAGGCCTGGTCGTGGGAGGAATCAGCGGTCTCGCCATTGTCGTGAAGGCGGTAACGGAGAGCTGGTTTGGTTTTGCGGTGCCCCTTGCGGTCACGAACCTTGTTCTCAATGTGCCGTTGTACCTGATCAGCCTGAAGCAGAGGGGCTTTGGCTTTATCCAAAAATCCATCTACGCGGTTTTGCTGATGACGCTGTTTTTATGGGTGGTCGAGTATATTCCCAACATCTTTGATTTTAAGGATGATCTGCTGCTGGCGGCGCTGGCATGCGGCGTGCTGTCCGGCGTTGGCATCGGTATGGTGATGCGTGTCAATGGAACCACCGGCGGGACAGAAATGCTGGCGGCCATTGTCAAATTCATCCACCCGCATTTTCCGATCGCCAAGCTCATCTTTTTTATCGACGCGGCCATTATTGCACTGGGCTTTTTTATCTTTGGACCAGAGCGGACCGTCTACGCGGTTATCAGTGTTTATGTCTGCTCTAAAATCATTGATGGCATGCTGGAGGGCGTTCATTTTGCCAAGGAGGCTCTGATCATCAGCGATAAAAGCAAGGAAATATCCGAAGCGATTTTTGAGTATCTGGACCGCGGCAACACGGGAATTCCCATCAAGGGAATGTATACTGAGGAGGAAAAGGAAATGCTGATGGTGGTGGTTTCTCAGAAGGAGGTTGTCCAGCTGCGCCAGATTGTGACCGCCATTGATCCCAGAGCCTTCTTAATCATCGGGGATGTCCATGAGGTGCTGGGCGAAGGCTTTAACGAAGATTATGACGAGCTGAGCCTGAGTTAG
- the kdpF gene encoding K(+)-transporting ATPase subunit F: MGMIAIIAGILGLGLMGYLFYVLFRGENL, encoded by the coding sequence ATGGGAATGATAGCCATCATCGCAGGTATTCTCGGCTTAGGCTTAATGGGGTACCTGTTCTATGTTTTGTTCAGAGGTGAAAACCTATGA
- a CDS encoding FAD:protein FMN transferase, giving the protein MRSKYLKLAGLVLAVCMAFVSLAGCGKEKVATRTDFALDTVITIAVYGQSDEAVLKEPFNRIRELDNKLNAFSEDSEISKINAAAGQEPVAVSQDTFNAVKKGLEYSEKSGGAFDITIGPLVDLWKIETPGEGTVPEQSDIDAARALVDYRKVVLDEAAQSVFLQEPGMKINLGAIAKGFIGDEVKAVLQSEGVERAIINLGGNVVLIGGKSKREPFTVSLADPEDPLSNGSISNASTLGVLKERDNAVVTSGDYERYFIGPDGKRYHHILDPKTGYPAESGLHQVTVTSGHSAEADALSTSFFVMGLDQAMAYIGGTEGIEAVFVTEDNRIVGTKGMEDAFVFDEQHYGSQYTLEFTEP; this is encoded by the coding sequence ATGCGAAGCAAATACTTAAAATTAGCCGGACTGGTGCTGGCTGTGTGTATGGCATTTGTGAGTCTGGCGGGCTGCGGAAAAGAAAAAGTCGCGACCCGCACCGATTTCGCGCTGGACACGGTGATCACCATCGCGGTCTATGGCCAGTCGGATGAAGCGGTTTTAAAAGAGCCCTTTAACCGGATCCGCGAGCTTGATAATAAGCTGAACGCTTTTTCGGAGGACAGTGAGATTTCTAAAATTAACGCTGCGGCCGGCCAGGAGCCTGTGGCGGTATCTCAGGATACCTTTAACGCGGTAAAAAAGGGGCTGGAGTACAGTGAGAAGTCGGGCGGGGCCTTTGACATCACCATCGGTCCCCTTGTGGATTTATGGAAAATAGAGACGCCGGGGGAAGGTACTGTACCTGAGCAGTCCGACATTGACGCGGCCAGGGCCCTTGTGGATTACCGGAAGGTGGTGCTGGATGAAGCCGCCCAGTCGGTATTTCTGCAAGAACCGGGAATGAAGATTAATCTGGGTGCCATCGCAAAAGGGTTTATCGGTGATGAGGTAAAGGCGGTTCTGCAATCGGAAGGTGTGGAGCGGGCCATTATTAATCTCGGCGGCAACGTGGTGCTGATCGGCGGGAAGTCGAAGCGTGAGCCCTTTACCGTGAGCCTGGCAGATCCTGAAGACCCGCTGAGTAATGGCAGTATCAGCAATGCCTCCACCCTTGGCGTTTTAAAAGAGCGGGATAACGCCGTGGTCACCTCAGGGGATTACGAGCGCTACTTTATCGGCCCAGACGGTAAAAGATACCACCATATTCTGGACCCTAAGACCGGCTATCCTGCGGAATCCGGGCTGCACCAGGTGACGGTCACAAGCGGTCATTCTGCCGAAGCGGACGCGCTGTCAACCTCCTTCTTCGTGATGGGGCTCGATCAGGCCATGGCTTATATCGGCGGGACAGAGGGCATTGAGGCTGTTTTTGTGACAGAGGATAACCGCATTGTGGGAACAAAAGGAATGGAAGATGCTTTTGTCTTTGATGAGCAGCACTATGGCAGCCAGTATACACTGGAATTTACAGAACCTTGA
- a CDS encoding MFS transporter yields MHTLKNTAPVVWIIIAVLVLCAGLVLIFNTTLAWSIIEWSVAALILAVGLIYLFSVFIRTTEQKLKAFGLGVLCVLGSAALFAMPRLIGGTFGLVSAVLAVVIGLLVLLNAFKLRRDGAGWIGTLITAAAYLVIGFAMFFAEAGGRLFSVLLGLYLVVFSFNIFGDALVSLMGNNTAAQKYKRKVRVPLPAFIAAFLPMRMLRTVNRLVEEDPDELLLVQEPAQRHEPDMEIYIHTREGLIPGMGHVDIAVGDQVYTYGNYDDATWKMGGFFADGVMVEMDRETHIRMSLEVEKKVLMVYGLALKPEQKNAILKRIAELKADMIPWEPLALQAEKGEIEGNPEGYQDVASQTYHNSKGRFYKFKKGNPFKTYYAVGTNCVKLADSIVGQSGIDLLRVNGIITPGAYLDYLDSLYERGDSIVVARTLYHPENSPANKE; encoded by the coding sequence ATGCATACACTAAAAAACACCGCACCAGTGGTCTGGATCATTATCGCTGTTTTGGTTCTGTGCGCGGGACTGGTTCTTATCTTTAACACAACGCTGGCCTGGAGCATTATCGAATGGAGCGTCGCAGCCCTGATTCTCGCAGTTGGGCTGATTTACCTGTTTTCGGTTTTTATCAGGACAACAGAGCAGAAATTAAAGGCCTTTGGGCTGGGGGTGCTTTGTGTTCTGGGCAGCGCCGCGCTGTTTGCCATGCCACGTTTAATCGGCGGCACCTTCGGACTGGTATCCGCTGTGCTGGCAGTTGTCATTGGCCTGCTGGTGCTGCTGAATGCTTTTAAGCTGCGCAGAGACGGTGCGGGCTGGATCGGGACCCTGATCACAGCGGCCGCCTACCTGGTCATCGGCTTCGCCATGTTTTTTGCGGAGGCGGGAGGGCGTCTGTTCAGCGTGCTGCTCGGCTTGTATCTGGTGGTCTTTTCTTTTAATATTTTTGGCGATGCCCTGGTTTCTTTGATGGGAAACAACACCGCGGCTCAAAAATATAAACGGAAGGTCCGCGTGCCGCTGCCGGCTTTTATCGCTGCTTTTTTACCGATGAGAATGCTGAGGACTGTCAACCGTCTGGTCGAGGAAGATCCTGACGAGCTGCTGCTGGTACAGGAGCCGGCGCAGCGCCATGAGCCGGATATGGAAATCTATATTCATACGCGCGAGGGCCTGATCCCGGGTATGGGGCACGTGGACATCGCGGTTGGCGATCAGGTATACACCTACGGGAACTATGATGACGCTACCTGGAAGATGGGAGGCTTCTTCGCCGATGGCGTAATGGTTGAGATGGACCGGGAGACGCACATACGCATGTCGCTGGAGGTTGAGAAAAAGGTTCTGATGGTTTACGGCCTCGCTTTGAAGCCAGAGCAGAAAAACGCCATATTGAAGCGCATCGCGGAATTAAAAGCCGATATGATCCCCTGGGAACCGCTGGCACTACAGGCAGAAAAGGGCGAAATCGAAGGAAATCCGGAGGGCTATCAGGATGTGGCCAGCCAGACCTATCATAATTCAAAGGGACGTTTTTATAAATTTAAAAAGGGAAATCCCTTCAAAACCTATTATGCGGTAGGCACAAACTGCGTAAAGCTTGCGGACAGCATTGTCGGCCAGTCGGGGATCGACCTGTTAAGGGTAAATGGGATCATCACACCCGGCGCCTATCTGGACTATCTCGACAGTCTGTACGAGCGTGGGGACTCCATTGTGGTAGCCCGGACGCTTTACCATCCCGAAAACAGTCCGGCCAATAAGGAATAA
- a CDS encoding C-GCAxxG-C-C family protein, with product MENQEKKDQIFSYAVENFKSGLNCAECVYDALIRAGVLEVAPETRAMCTAFGGGIGLSGYTCGALSGAVMANSAVYGRPDPWAVPDEERGHEVAAKYYRRYNKMVHDFETANDGVLCREICSKYDDWHSKDRKKACLKLIGATAVMAYEYLQMPQEEAFELPYGKNMGEMK from the coding sequence ATGGAAAACCAGGAAAAAAAGGATCAGATTTTCAGTTATGCGGTTGAAAACTTTAAAAGCGGCCTGAACTGTGCGGAGTGTGTTTACGATGCGCTGATCAGGGCAGGGGTGCTGGAGGTTGCGCCGGAAACAAGGGCGATGTGCACCGCTTTTGGCGGCGGCATCGGGCTGAGCGGTTATACCTGCGGGGCTTTATCCGGTGCGGTCATGGCAAACAGCGCCGTGTATGGCCGGCCAGACCCGTGGGCGGTGCCGGATGAGGAAAGAGGCCATGAAGTCGCTGCGAAGTATTACCGCCGTTACAACAAAATGGTTCATGATTTTGAGACAGCTAATGACGGTGTGCTCTGCAGGGAAATCTGTTCCAAATATGACGACTGGCACAGCAAAGACCGGAAAAAGGCCTGTCTCAAGCTTATTGGCGCCACGGCTGTGATGGCCTATGAATATCTGCAGATGCCGCAGGAAGAAGCCTTTGAGCTGCCCTATGGCAAAAACATGGGAGAAATGAAGTAA
- the kdpB gene encoding potassium-transporting ATPase subunit KdpB: MKKKSMFSKDIMRDALIQSIKKLTPRVQIKNPVMFVVYLGAILTSVLFVLSLLGISDAQSSYTLTIAIVLWLTVLFANFAEALAEGRGRAQAESLRSSRKDVMARKLKTADANADYTEVKASELKKGDFFLVKAGEQIPMDGEVIIGAASVDESAITGESAPVIRESGGDRSAVTGGTSLASDWLVVRVTAESGETFLDKMIAMVEGASRKKTPNEIALQILLVTLTIIFLAITITLFPFSGFAAAQTGQGEAVSITNLVALLVCLAPTTIGALLSCIGIAGMSRLNQANVLAMSGRAIEAAGDVDVLLLDKTGTITLGNRQASAFLPVKGISEEELADAAQLASLADETPEGRSIVILAKEKFNIRGRDMEKLNADFVEFTAKTRMSGINYNNNVIRKGAADAIKDYVMVKGYPYPDECEKIVETVANQGGTPLVVAKNGQVLGVVHLKDIIKNGVKERFDDLRKMGIKTIMITGDNPMTAAAIAAEAGVDDFLAEATPETKLDLIRDYQSKGYLVAMTGDGTNDAPALAQADVAVAMNTGTQAAKEAGNMVDLDSSPTKLIEVVQIGKQLLMTRGSLTTFSIANDVAKYFAIIPVLFFAIYPQLSALNFMGLTSGTSAMLSAIIYNALIIVALIPLALRGVKYQEQPAGKLLRRNMLVYGLGGLVAPFIAIKLIDMILTVCGLA; encoded by the coding sequence ATGAAGAAAAAAAGTATGTTCAGCAAAGACATCATGAGGGACGCTCTCATCCAGTCTATAAAAAAATTAACACCGCGCGTGCAGATCAAAAATCCTGTTATGTTTGTGGTATATCTTGGAGCCATACTCACATCGGTTTTATTCGTGCTGTCACTGCTTGGCATCAGCGATGCTCAGAGCAGCTACACGCTGACCATCGCCATTGTTCTCTGGCTGACGGTTCTCTTTGCCAATTTCGCCGAAGCGCTGGCAGAGGGCAGAGGACGCGCTCAGGCAGAGAGCCTGAGGAGCAGCCGGAAGGATGTAATGGCGAGAAAGCTGAAAACAGCCGACGCCAACGCAGATTATACAGAGGTGAAGGCTTCTGAACTAAAAAAAGGCGATTTCTTTCTGGTAAAAGCAGGAGAACAGATTCCTATGGACGGCGAGGTTATCATCGGCGCGGCATCGGTGGATGAAAGCGCCATCACCGGCGAATCGGCTCCGGTAATCCGGGAGTCCGGCGGAGACAGAAGCGCTGTGACGGGTGGTACCTCGCTGGCCTCGGACTGGCTTGTTGTCCGTGTGACGGCCGAGTCTGGAGAAACCTTTCTGGACAAGATGATCGCCATGGTGGAGGGCGCGTCCAGGAAAAAAACACCCAATGAGATTGCCCTTCAGATTTTGCTGGTAACCTTAACCATTATATTTTTAGCCATCACCATCACGCTGTTTCCCTTCTCCGGATTTGCCGCGGCACAGACCGGGCAGGGGGAAGCGGTTTCCATCACCAACCTTGTGGCTTTGCTGGTCTGTCTGGCACCGACCACCATCGGCGCACTGCTTTCCTGCATTGGGATTGCGGGTATGAGCCGTTTAAACCAGGCCAACGTACTGGCCATGAGCGGCCGTGCCATTGAAGCCGCCGGTGATGTGGATGTGCTCCTTTTGGATAAAACCGGCACCATCACCCTCGGCAACCGCCAGGCCAGCGCGTTTCTGCCTGTAAAGGGCATAAGTGAAGAAGAACTGGCCGACGCGGCGCAGCTTGCCTCGCTGGCGGATGAAACACCCGAGGGACGCAGTATTGTGATTCTGGCTAAGGAAAAATTCAATATCCGCGGACGGGATATGGAAAAGCTCAACGCCGATTTTGTGGAGTTTACAGCCAAAACCCGCATGAGCGGGATCAATTATAACAATAATGTGATCCGGAAAGGCGCGGCTGACGCGATCAAAGATTACGTGATGGTTAAGGGCTACCCTTATCCGGATGAATGTGAGAAGATTGTCGAAACTGTTGCAAACCAGGGCGGGACGCCTCTGGTCGTTGCCAAAAACGGACAGGTGCTGGGGGTTGTCCACCTCAAGGATATTATCAAAAACGGCGTGAAGGAAAGGTTTGATGATCTGAGAAAAATGGGTATTAAAACCATTATGATCACTGGCGACAACCCGATGACCGCTGCGGCCATTGCGGCCGAAGCGGGCGTGGATGATTTTCTGGCAGAGGCGACGCCGGAAACCAAGCTGGATTTAATCAGGGATTACCAGTCCAAGGGGTATCTGGTTGCCATGACCGGTGACGGTACCAATGACGCACCGGCCCTTGCCCAGGCCGATGTGGCCGTAGCCATGAATACAGGGACACAGGCCGCGAAGGAGGCTGGAAATATGGTGGATCTGGATTCCAGCCCCACCAAGCTCATCGAGGTGGTGCAGATTGGAAAACAGCTGCTGATGACCCGGGGCTCATTGACGACCTTCAGCATTGCCAACGATGTGGCCAAGTACTTTGCCATTATCCCGGTTCTGTTCTTTGCCATTTACCCGCAGCTTTCGGCCTTGAATTTTATGGGACTGACCAGCGGAACCAGCGCCATGCTCTCAGCCATTATCTATAACGCGCTGATCATCGTCGCTCTGATTCCTCTGGCTTTAAGAGGTGTAAAATACCAGGAACAGCCGGCCGGAAAGCTGCTGAGGCGCAACATGCTTGTCTATGGGCTGGGAGGGCTCGTCGCGCCCTTTATAGCCATCAAGCTGATTGATATGATCCTGACCGTTTGCGGTCTGGCGTGA
- the kdpA gene encoding potassium-transporting ATPase subunit KdpA → MSSVVVQDVIFLAAVIGLGIPIGKLTCKIMEGGKIRLLGFLRPVELCVYKAMGVDETKGMSGRQYVFAALLFSLFGLIFLIALLMCQGFLPFNPEGLPGLSWDLAYNTAASFVSNTNWQAYSGETTLSYLSQFLGLTVQNFVSAATGIAVLFALIRGFILKKSKTVGNFWCDLVRTVLYLLLPLSLIVAIILMSQGVVQTLAPYAQAALLEGGGSQVVPLGPAASQIAIKQLGTNGGGFFGVNSAFPLENPTAISNFVECWAIIVIPAALCFTFGKAVKDSRQGRSILTAMTLVFIIALTLTTMSEYNLGPQFNNVAASASIEGKEVRFGAGGSALWGVTTTAASNGSVNSMHDSFTPLGGMLLMFMMQLGEIIFGGVGSGLYAMLAFAILAIFIAGLMVGRTPEYLGKKIEPFDMKMTCVIILVPPLLILGGTAIATMMPQVSDWLTNSGAHGFSEILYAYTSGGANNGSAFAGYAANNVFNNVMIGSEMLLVRFIPMAAVIRLGANLASKKAVPQSDGTLSTTGPMFVGLLIGVFLIIGALSFLPALALGPIADFFTML, encoded by the coding sequence ATGAGCAGCGTGGTTGTTCAGGATGTGATCTTTCTGGCCGCGGTTATAGGACTGGGGATTCCGATCGGAAAGCTGACCTGTAAAATTATGGAGGGCGGTAAGATACGCCTTTTAGGTTTTTTAAGACCTGTGGAGCTTTGTGTGTACAAAGCAATGGGCGTTGATGAAACCAAGGGGATGAGCGGCAGGCAGTATGTCTTTGCGGCCCTCTTGTTCAGCCTTTTTGGTCTGATCTTTCTGATCGCTCTGCTGATGTGCCAGGGCTTTCTTCCCTTTAACCCAGAAGGATTACCGGGATTGAGCTGGGATCTGGCCTATAACACAGCGGCAAGCTTTGTGAGCAATACAAACTGGCAGGCATACAGCGGTGAGACAACACTCTCGTACCTGTCCCAGTTTCTGGGCTTAACGGTTCAGAACTTTGTGTCGGCGGCAACCGGGATTGCGGTTCTGTTTGCCTTGATCAGAGGGTTCATTCTTAAGAAATCAAAAACCGTTGGAAATTTCTGGTGTGACCTTGTAAGAACGGTTTTGTACCTGCTGCTGCCCTTATCCCTGATTGTTGCCATCATCCTGATGTCTCAGGGCGTTGTGCAGACGCTGGCGCCATACGCTCAGGCCGCGCTGCTGGAGGGCGGCGGTTCTCAGGTGGTTCCTCTGGGGCCGGCGGCCAGCCAGATTGCCATCAAGCAGCTGGGCACAAACGGCGGCGGCTTCTTTGGCGTTAACTCAGCCTTTCCGCTGGAAAACCCGACGGCCATTTCCAATTTTGTGGAATGCTGGGCGATCATCGTTATTCCGGCAGCCCTGTGCTTTACTTTTGGTAAAGCCGTAAAGGACAGCCGACAGGGCCGGAGCATTTTGACCGCCATGACCCTGGTGTTTATTATTGCGTTGACCCTGACCACCATGAGCGAATACAACCTAGGACCGCAGTTCAATAATGTGGCGGCCTCTGCCAGCATTGAAGGGAAAGAGGTCCGGTTTGGAGCGGGCGGTTCGGCGCTTTGGGGCGTTACCACAACGGCGGCCTCCAATGGATCGGTCAATTCCATGCACGACAGCTTTACACCGCTGGGCGGCATGCTTCTGATGTTTATGATGCAGCTGGGAGAAATTATCTTCGGCGGCGTCGGCTCTGGGCTTTACGCGATGCTGGCCTTTGCGATCCTCGCGATTTTTATCGCCGGGCTGATGGTTGGGCGTACGCCGGAATATCTTGGCAAAAAGATTGAGCCCTTTGATATGAAGATGACCTGTGTGATCATTCTGGTTCCGCCGCTGCTCATATTGGGCGGAACGGCCATTGCCACCATGATGCCGCAGGTCTCTGACTGGCTGACAAACAGCGGGGCTCACGGATTTTCGGAAATCCTTTATGCCTATACCTCCGGCGGGGCCAACAACGGGAGCGCCTTTGCGGGCTACGCGGCCAATAACGTGTTTAACAATGTGATGATCGGTTCGGAAATGCTGCTGGTGCGCTTTATTCCAATGGCTGCGGTTATTCGCCTCGGGGCAAATCTGGCGTCAAAAAAGGCAGTGCCCCAAAGCGACGGGACGCTCAGCACCACAGGCCCAATGTTTGTGGGGCTGCTGATCGGTGTTTTTCTGATCATCGGTGCGCTCAGCTTCTTGCCGGCGCTGGCTCTGGGGCCAATTGCCGATTTCTTTACCATGCTATGA